The Streptomyces sp. NBC_01268 genome segment CACGGCCCAGGAGCTCACGGAACGTCGGGTCGCCCGAGCTGTCCGTACGCAGCACCAGCGTGTTCACGAAGAACCCGACGAGTGCGTTGAGCGCCTCGTCGCCCCGGCCCGCCACCGGCGAGCCGATCGCCAGATCCGCCCCCGCACCGAGCCGCGACAGGGCCGCCACCAGAGCCGCGTGCACCACCATGAACGGCGTGCACCCCTCGGCCCGGGCGAGCAGCGTCGCCCGCTGGAAGAGGTCGGCGCCGAGGTCGAGTTCGACCTGGCCGCCGCGGTGCGAGGCGTGCACCGGCCGGGGGCGGTCGAGGGTGAGCCCGTGCGCCTCGGGCAGGCCCGCCAGGTTCTCGCGCCAGAAGCCGAGTTCGCGGCCGAGTAGGCTCTGCGGTTCGTCGGCCGGGCCCAGGACGCGGCGCTGCCAGGCCGCGTAGTCGGCGTACCGCACCGGGAGGGGCTCCAGCACCGCTCCCCCGCCTGCCGCACGGGCCGCGTAGGCCCGCTCCAGGTCGGCGAAGAAGACGCCGTCCGACAGGCCGTCCGTCGCGATGTGGTGGAGGACCAGGACCAGCACCACGGAACCGTCGGGGAGTTCGAAGGAGGTGGCGCGGACGGGGAGGTCCGACGCCAGGTCGAAGACCTGTCCGGCGGCCTCGGCGAGGCCGGCGTCGAGCGCGTCGGCGTCGGTCCGGCGGCGCTCGACGGTCAGCCGTGCCCGCTCCGGGGCGAGGACCCGCTGGAAGGGTTCGCCGTCCACGGCCTCGAACACCGTCCGCAGCGGGGCGTGACGCTCCATCACGTCGTTCAGCGCGGACTCCAGCGCGGCGGGATCCGGCCCGGCGCCGTCGAACCGTACGACCGTGGGCACGTTGTAGGCCGCGCTCCCGCCGTCCAACTGGGCGAGCAGCCACAGCCGCCGCTGCGCGTACGAGGCGGGGACCAGCTCGCCGTCGCCCTCCCCCGGCACCAGCGCGGGGAGGACGGCGGTTTCCGTGGCCTCGCCTCCGCGCTCGGCGACGAGCTCCGCGAGTCCGGCCACGGTCGGGTGTCCGAAGACGTCCCGGATGGTCAGCCGCACGCCCAGTGCCTCGGCGACGCGGTTCGTGAGACGGGCGGCGAGGAGGGAGTGGCCGCCGAGGGCGAAGAAGCTGTCGTCGATGCCGATCCCGTCCGGGTCGACGTCGAGGGTCAGCCCGTACAGGTCCGCGAGGACCTCCTCGGTGCGGTCGCGCGGGGCGCGGCGGACGGTGACGAGCGCGGCGGGGGCGGGCAGGGCCCGCTTGTCGATCTTGCCGTTGGGGGTGAGCGGCAGCCGGTCCAGGACGGTGACGTGGCTGGGCACGAGGTGTTCGGGCAGTCGGGCGGCCACATGCCGCCGGATGTCCTCCGGCGCGACCGCCTCTCCCTCGATCACCAGGTAGGCGGCGAGCCGTTCGGCGTGCACGGTCACCACGGCCTGGGTGACCTGCGGGTGGGTCAGGAGCGCGGCCTCGGTCTCGCCCGGCTCGACCCGGAAGCCCCGGATCTTGATCTGGTCGTCGACGCGGCCCTCGTACACCAGCCGCCCGTCCCGGTCGAAGCGGACGAGGTCACCGGTGCGGTAGAGACGGCCGCCGAGGGCGGCGCCGAACGGGTCCGGGACGAAGCGGGTGGCGGTCAGGTCGGGCCGGCCCAGGTAGCCGTGGGCCAGTCCGTCACCGCTCAGGTACAGCTCGCCGGTCACCCCCGGCGGGCAGAGGTCCAGGTACGGGTCCAGGACATAGGCGCCCTTGTTGACCAGGGGCGTTCCGATCGGGACGACCGTCTCCTCCGTGTCCCCGGCATCCAGCGCGTGCGTGGTGGTGAAGCCCATCGACTCGGCCGGGCCGTAGCCGTTGACCACCTCGATGCCGGGCTTCAGCCGCTGCAGCTTGCGTACGTGGGCCGGCGAGGCGGCCTCGCCGCCGGTGTAGGCGACGGTGACGGTCCCGAAGGCTCCGGGGTGCTCGTCGACCAGGAAGTTGAAGAGGCTCGCCGACAGTTGGAGCATGGTCACCCCGTGGCGGCGCGACAGCTCCTCGATCAGCACCGGCTCCGGCCGCTGCCCCGGCTGCAGGACCGATGTCCCGCCGTGCAGCAGCGCCCCCCAGAACTCCAGGCTGAACGCGTCCCACGACACCGGCGAGCACTGGAGGAACACCTCCCCTTCGCCGAACCGGCCGTACGACTGGCCGCTCACCGTCGACACCAGGTTCCGGTGCGACGACAGGATCCCCTTCGGCCGGCCCGTCGAGCCCGACGTGAACATCACGCAGGCGGGGTCGTCGGGGCTGATCGGCACGCCGAGGTCGTCGGCGACGGCGTCCGGGCCGGGGCGCCGTCCGGCGTGGGTGACCGTCCAGGGGCCGTCGGCGCGGGCGGCGAGGGCGGAGGTGGTGACGAGGTGGGTGATGCCGGCGTCGGCGGCGGCCGAGCGGAGCCGCTCCTCGGGGAAGTCGGGGTCGAGGAGGACGTGGCCCGCGCCGGTCTTCAGGACGGCGAGGAGGGCGGTGGCGAAGGGGATGCCGCGTTCCAGCAGGACACCGGCCATGGCGCCGCGCCCGAGGCCGCCGTCGCGCAGTTCGCGGGCGAGGTGGTTGGCGGAGGCGTTGAGTTCGGCGTACGTGACGGCGCCGGCGGTGTCGATCAGGGCGGGGCGGTCGGCGTGGAGCCGGACCTGCTCCTCGAAGCGGGCGACGAGGGTGGTCTCCACCGGTTGCCCGACGGGCCCCGCCCAGGCGCCGGTGAGGAGCGCGCGCTCGTCGTCTCCGAGGAGCGCGAGACCGGCCACGGTGGCGTCCGGGGCCTCGTCGTCCGCGAGGAACCGGGTGACGAAGGCGGTGAAGCGGTCCTGATGGGCGGCGACCAGGACCGGGTCGACGTCGTGGACCGGGGTGTCGAAGTCGATGCGCAGGCCGTGGGCGGGGCCCAGGTCGAAGACGGCGACGCTGAGGTCGTCGACGGGGCCGTTGCTCACGTTGTGGTTGACGGTCGGATGGCCGCCGACCGTCAGTTCGGTCTGGAAGCCCATGATGTTGAGGACCGGCGTGGCGAGACGGCGGGTGCCGTCGATGACGCCGGCGTCGCGGCCGAGGTCCTCGTACCGGGTCCGCTGGTGGCGCAGGCCGTGCTTCACCTCGGCGGAGACCGCGCGCACCAGGTCGGCGAGGCGGTCCTCTGGGCGGACCCGGAGGCGCAGCGGCACGATGTTCGACATCATGCCGGGGGTGCTGCGGGCGGCGCGGGTGGTGCGGCCGGTGACGGGCAGGGCGATCATCAGCTCCTGGCGGCCGGTGACGCGCTGGAGGTAGGCGGCGAAGAGCGCCACGAGCAGCACGGACCAGGACACGCGGGAAGCGCGGGCGACCGTGCGCAGACGTTCGGCGTCGGCCGGGGAGACGGGGACGCTGCGGCGTGCGAAGGGCAGTCCGCCGTGTGCGGACGGCACCCGGTCCCGGCCCCGGACGAGACCGGCGGGCGCGTCGGGGGCGTCGGCCAGGTGGGTGCGCCAGGCGGCCCGGTCGGCGACGGCCTCCTCGGAGGCGCGGTAGGCGGCGTCCTCGGCGAGCAGCTCGGTCAGGGTGCCGAACGGGGTGTCGCCCCACGGCTCGCCCGCCGCCGCCCGCTCGTACAGCTCGACCAGGCGGGCCAGGGCCATGGAGGCGCCGACGCCGTCGACGACCAGGTGGTGGAAGCCGTAGAAGTAGAAGAAGCGGTCCTCCCCCAGCTTGATCAGGGCGCACCGGACGGGGGCTTCGCCGGTGAGGTCGAAGGGGGTGCCGATCAGCGCGTCGACCAGGTCCCAGGCGGCGGCCTCGGGATCCGCGGCCCCGCTGAAGTCGGTGAAGGCCAGCGTGCGCTCCCCGGCGTCGGCGTCGAGGAGCTGCCAGACCTGCTCGCCGTCGTCCTCGAAGCCCCGCACCCGCAGGAAGTCGGCCTCCTCGACCAGCCGCCGCCAGGCGGCCGCCATCAGCTCCGGGGCGACCGGGCCCTGGATCTCCCGGCATTCGCCGACGTTGTACGTGACGCCGGTCGGGTCGAGGAGATGGGCCGTCCAGATGTCCCGCTGGGCTACCGAGAGCGGCAACCGGACGGCGGCCGGTGCGGAGGCGACGGGCTGGTCGAACGGCATGGGGGCTCCTGGTGGGTGACCGGGGTCGGTGGCCGGTTCGACGGCCGGGAACGTGGGCAACGGCGGGAACGCACGGAAACGGTGGTGACGGCGGTGACGCGGTGCCGTCGGCCGCCGCGTTCGGCGGCCGGGCAGTGGCCATACAACCCGTGCGGGGGCCCCGTGAGCGGCAGTTGATCCGGCGGTACGGCAGCGGATCGGCGGCGCTGCGGCAGTCAGGCGGCAGGGGCGGGGGCAGCGGCGGCCGATGCCTCCGCCGCCGTGGCGCCGGTGCCGTCGGCCGGGTTCAGGGCGGCGCGGACGACGCACAACACCCGGAAGCCGGAACGGCCGTGATCGGTGCTGGGGCGGATGACACCGCCGATGAGCAGGGCGCGGATCATGCGGCCGGCGTCCGGGAGGGTCCTGCCGGTGAGCCGGACGACGTCGGTGAGCCCGAAGTCCCGCGCGGCGGCGGCGTCCTGGGCGGCGCAGAGCGTGGTGAGCAGGTTCCGCTGCTCCGGCGGGAGGGCGGCGAGGGTGCGGGCGACGCGGTCGCGCAGGCGGGAGCCGCTGTGTCCGTCGGCGAGGTGGTCGAGGACGGCGGCGGGGTCGGTCTCGACGATGCCGCGCAGGGTGGGCAGGTCGCAGACCCCGAGCCAGGAGGCCGCGGCGGCGAGCGCGAGGGGGTGCCCGTCGAGGCGGTGGGCGATCCAGGCGGTGTGGGCCAGGGTCTGCTCGTCGGGGAGGAGTTCGGGCCGCATCCGGCGGAGCCGGGCGAGGAGGAACCGTACGGCGGGCGCGTCCACCCCGGTGCCGGGGGCCTCGGGGCCCGCCGGGAGGGGGGCGTCCAGCGGGGAGAGGAGGAAGAGGCGCTCGCCGGGCACGTCCCAGGGGGTGTCGGCGGTGAGCAGGAAGCGCAGGCCGGGGAGTTCGCGGCGGAGCCGCGTCAGGCGGGAGAAGTCGAGCCGGGCGGTGTCGACACCGTCCAGGACCAGCAGCGCCTCACGGTCGCCGAGCGCGGCGGCGAGGGCGAGGGGCGGCAGTTCGCCGGAGGAGGGGGAGGAAGCGGCGGAGGCGGTGGGCGCGGCGGCCCCGGGTCTGTGCCCGTCCGCGGAGCCGTACGGGTCGGCGACGGGCCACGTCGCGGACGCTCCGCCCCCGTGCGGACGGCCCGCGTCCGCGGACGTTCCGGCGCCCTGGAGATAGGCGGCGCAGTCGGCGACGAGGGCGGCGAGGGGAGCCTCGTCGGCCGGCGGCAGGCAGTCGGTGACGGCGCCGGGGGCGGTGTGCCAGAGGACGGGGAAGCCGCTCGTGTGCAGGCGGGCGGCGGTCTCCAGGGCGAGGCGGGTCTTGCCGACGCCGCTCAGGCCCACGACGGTGACGAGTCGTTCGGCGCCGGAGCGCAGTTCCTCGGCGAGGATCGCGGCCTCGGCGTCCCGGCCGATCAGCGGGTGCAGCGGGACGGGCGGGGCGCAGCGTTCCGGGAGGAGGTACCGGCCGGCGCCGCCCTGGTGGCCGCGGGAGACGGACTCCTCCAGGGCGGTGCGGGCCCGGGGGCCGAGGCGGAGCGCGTCGGCTATCAGCCGGATCGTGTCCGCGCGGGGCCGCAGGGCCTTCCCCTTCTCCAGGTCGCGGATGGCGCGGACGCTGATGGTGGAGAGGTCGGCCAGTTCGCGCTGGGTGAGGCCGATACGGCGGCGGTGTCCGCGGATGAGGGTGCCCAGTGCGGCGGTGGCCGTCGGCGCGTCCTCAGGAGAGAGACTGGTCGTCATGGAGAGCTCCCGCTGGTCAGGTGGGGGCGAGGGCCGGAAAGCGGCCAGGTCAGGCCTGCTTTCGGCGGTGTCTCGCCGAGTGCTGGGAACCATCCTCCGAATCCCCCTATCCGGGGGGCATCCCGCCGCTAACCGGCATCGGGGGCGGGTCGGGCGTCCGGGACGCCTCCCGTGATAGCGCGGCGGCGCCGGGGATAGCGATGCCGGGGCCGTGATAGGGGGAGCGGTCCGGTGATAGCGGGGTGATAAGGCTGCGGCCGGTGCGGTGAATCCGCTCGTTCCTAAGTTGGTGGTCAGAAGGAAACGCCAGCCCCGAACGAGACGGAGAATCCGATGTCGAAGACCGCCGCCACCACCCGTACCGCCCTCCGCGCCGCCGTCACTTCCGCGCTGATCGTCCTGGTGACGGGCGCCGGCCTGCAGACCAGCTGGGCCGACGAGCCGGTCCCGGCGACGGGCACCCCGGGGACCGCCGCCACCGCCACCTCCACCACCCCCGAGGGCTGCGTCCCGGCCGGCACGGGCACCGGGACCACGGGCACGGGCACCACCGGCACCGGCACCCCCACCTGCACCGACAACAACCCCTGGGACTGACCTGCCCCGTCCCTCCCCGTACGACGAGGGGGCGTCCGCGCCTCAGCAGGCGCCGAGCAGTCGCTCCGCCTCCGTGAGTTCCCGGGCCATGCGCCGGTCCCGGAAGACCTCGACCGCCGGGGTGAGCAGTTCCCGTGAGCGTCCCGGCTCCGTCGTCAGGAGCCGTGCGAGGTCCAGGCGCGCGAGTGCGCCGCCGCCGAAATCCATGATCTGTTCCCGCGCCGACACGGCGCGGTCGAAGAAGTCCCGGGCCCGGTCCGGACGTCCCATCACGGTGAAGGCGTGGCCGAGGTCCCGCAGCAGGTGTCCTTCGCCGATGGCGTCGCCGGAGTCCCGGCAGAGTTCCAGCACTTCGGTGAAGGTGAGGACCGCCAGGTCGCTCCGGCCCTGTTCGAGGAGGAGCTGACCGACCCGGCGCAGGGTGCGTGCCCGGCCGCCGGTGTAGCCGATGCCCTCGTAGATGTCGAGCGCCTCGTCGAGCTGGCGCTGCGCGGTGTCGGTCTCGCCCTGGCGCATGCGGATGTGGGCGCTCTGGGTGAGGACGATCGCCCGCCCGACGACGTCCCCGGCGCGGTCGAAGTCGGCGAGGGAGCGCCCGTAGAGCTCCAGTGCGGCGGCGTCGTCGCCGCCGGTGCGCGCGATGAGCGCCATGTCGCGGCGGCAGAGGGCCTCGCCCATGGGTTCGTCGAGGGCCTGGAAGACGTCGAGCGCCGAGTTCAGGGCCTGGCGCGCGGTGTCGTACTGGTTGCGGCTCATGTAGAGCGAGCCGAGCGAGGCGCGGACCGCGGCGGTGCCGCGCAGGTTTCCGGCCTTGCGGACGGCGGCGAGGGCGATGTGGTGGGTCCGCTCCCACAGGTCGTAGTGACCCCGCACCTCGAACAGGGTGACGAGCGAGGTCGCGAGGTCCCAGCTGAGGTCGTGGAGACCCTCCTCCGCTGCGTGCTCGACCATGCCGCAGAGGGCGCCCTGTTCGGCGTCGAGCCAGGCGAGCGGGTCGGCGAGCGCCTCGTCGGTGTAGGCGGCCGGGGGTTCCCAGCGGGGCGCGTCGCCGTGCAGGACGGTGAAGTCGCCCCCGTACACCTTGCGGTGGGCCTGCTGGGCGAGGTGCATCCAGCCGCCGGCCATGCGGGCGAAGGCGGCCTTCCGCTCCTCGGGCGGGTGCTGGACGGCGAGCTGCTCGCGGGCGTAGACCCGGATGATCTCGTGGAAGCGGTAGCGGAAGCCGCCGGTCTCCATGCCGGCGACGTCGAGCATCTGCACGTCGACGAGGGGTTCGAGGAGGTCCGAGGGGAAGGGCCTGCGGTCGTCGAGGAGGGCTCCGGCGAGCCAGCTCGGCAGGGTCGGCGCCTGGGCCATGCTGAGGAGCCGCAGCAGTCCCCGGTCGCCGGGCGCGAGTCCCTCGTAGGTGAGGGAGAGGCTGGCGCGCATCGTCATTTCACCGTGTGCGAGTTCGTCAAGTCGGTGCCGTTCGTTGGCGAGCCGGTGGACCATGGACGCCAAAGTCCAGTGGGGCCGGGCGGCGAGCCGGGCGGCGACGATGCGCAGGGCGAGCGGGAGCCGCCCGACGGTGCGGACGAGGGCTTCGGCGGCGGCGGCCTCGCCGGTGACGCGGTCCTCGCCGATGATGCGGGAGAGCAGTTCCAGCGCGCGGTCCTCGTCGAGCACGTCGAGTTCGACGCGGTGGGCGCCGGGCAGCGCGGTGAGCCGGGCGCGGCTGGTGACCAGGACGGCGCAGCCCCGGCTGCCGGGGAGCAGCGGGAGGACCTGGCCTTCGCCGGCGGCGTCGTCGAGGACGACGAGGACGCGGCGGGAGGCGAGCCGGGTGCGGTACATCTCGGCGCGCTCGTCGAGGGATTCGGGGATGAGCTGGCCGGGGATGCCGAGGGCGCGCAGGAAGCGTCCGAGGACCTCGACGGGGGTGGCGGGGGCGCTGGTGGTGCCGCGCAGGTCGCAGTAGAGCTGTCCGTCGGGGAAGCCGGTCTCGGCGAGGGCGTGGGCGACGTGTACGGCCAGGGTGGACTTGCCGGTGCCGGGCTTGCCGGTGATGGCGGCGAGCGGGACGGTGCCGCGTCCGTCGCTGCCGGCGAGGGCCCTGCCCAGGGCGGCGAGGCGCTGTCCGTCGGCGACGAAGTCGGCGATGTCGGCGGGCAGCTGGTGCGGGACGGTGTCCTGACGAATCGTTTCGGCAGCGGGCGTCGCAGGGGTCTCGGCGGACGTCGGGGGCTGCTCAGGGCGCGCTTCGGGTGCCGCGTCGACGGGTCTCGCGGCGGGTCTCGCGGTGGGTCTCGCGCCGGGTACGGCGGGAGACCCGGCGGCGTCCGGCGGCGGCAGCTCGCCCGCGAGGATGGCGGCTTCGAGGTCGCGGAGTTCGCGGCTGGGTTCGAGGCCGAGTTCCTCGGCGAGGTAGCGGCGGGCGGTGCGGAAGGCCTCGAGGGCCTCGGCCTGGCGTCCGGACCAGTAGAGGGCCTGGATGAGCTGCCCGTGCAGCTTCTCGCGGAGGGGGTGTTCATGGGTGAGCCGCTGGAGTTCGCCCACGAGCCGGTCATGGCGGCCGAGTTCGAGCTCGATGCGGATGCGGAGCTCGACGGCGGCGAGGCGCTCCTCGTTGAGCTGCCGGGCCTTGTTGGCGAGCGGGCCGCTGTCGAGTCCGGTGAGGCATTCGCCCTGCCAGAGGGTGACGGCCGATCTCAGCAGGCCGACGGCCTCTTCGGCGTCTCCGCTCTCGCGCAGTGCGCGGGCGCGCTGGACGAGGCTGGTGAAGAGGGCGGCGTCGACGTTCCCGGCACCGGTGTGCAGCACGTAGCCGGGGGGCCGGGTCACCAGGGTGACCTCGCCCTCGGCGCCGGCGAGCAGCTTGCGCAGCCGGGACACGCAGATCTGCACCTGGGTGCGGGCGGTCTCCGGGGGGTTGTCCTCCCAGATGAGGTCCACGAGCTGGCTGGTGCTCACCACCCGGTTGCTCTCCAGGAGCAGCGCGGCGAGGATCACCTCCTGCCGGCCCGGCGGGACGCGCAGCGGCCCGCCGGCTCCCTGGACCTGGAGGGGCCCCAGCACCCGGAAGGTCAGGCGCGGCCCGCCCTGGACGTCCTCGTCCGCTAACCCACCGGCGGCAGCAGCCACTGATCCCCCACCCAAACAAGAAGAGTCGACTCGCCAGGACCAATCCCGGCCACGCCGGGATGTCAGGCTCAAGTGAGGACAGTCTCCACATCTCTTCCCGCCCTGTCCATGCCGTGAAGATCCCGGCCGGGGATAGGGAGGCGATAACGCGAAGTTGGGAAGGCGCCGCAGAATCCTGGAGCGAGAGTGAAGGGGGTTGGCACCGTTGAACAGCCATGACGACACGAGCACCGTGTGGGCCGACGGAACGGGGGCGGTGGATCTGGTGACCGCCGCGGGGATCGACCACGTGCGGCTGGTCTACGACTACCTCGACGCGGGTGATCTGGACGGCTGCGCGTCCTTGTTGCACGACGCCGTGGTCTTCGAGCTGCCGGGTCTGCCGCCGGCCCGGGGCCGCAGCGAGGCGGTGCGGGCGCACGTGGGGCACGTGCTGCCGACGGCCCGCCACGAGGTGGAGCAGCTGGTGGCGCGGGACCGCACGGTGATCGCCACGGGCCGCCGGGTCCCGGCGCCGACGGCCGCCGCGCCGGGACCGGTGGACCACCGCTTCGTCGACGTGTTCACCATCGCCCCGGACGGGATGGTCCGCACCTGCGTGCGCTACTACCACGCGACCCCCTGACCGGAGCATCGGGCTCCGCTTCCGGTTGGCCTCCACTTGGACCCTACAGGGGGTCAGGACGACAGGAATCATCGGGCAATTGGAAACTTTCCTGTCGCTCCGGATGCCAATCCGGTCACACAAGTTCCGAAATGATCAAAGACGCCTCTATAGTGCGGTCGTCCCCGCACCTCCCCCGCCTGCTCTTGAGAGTCCGGTTGATGTCGGCGTCACCCAGCCCGTTCCGTCCCGCCCTGACCGCCTCGCTGCTGACCGCCGCCGCGGGCGGCGCGCTCACCGTCGCCGCGGTCACCGCGGCGCCGGCCGACGTGCGCTCCCCGATCGCCTGGTTCGCGGCGTGCGGCGTCCTCCTCCTGTCCGCGGCCTCGTTCGCGGTCACCTGGTACGCGCGCGCCCTGCGGGCCCTGACCAAGCGGGCCGACCGGCTCGCCGCGCAGGTCTCCTCCCAGGACGCCTACGCCGCCCACCGCCAGGCCGCCGCCGACAGCGAGGCCGCGGCCCTGAGGGAACGTCACGAGGCCACCGCGGCCGCCGAGGCCGCCGCACACGCGGCCCGTGCCGAGGTCCTCGCCGAGCAGCACCGCACCGAGGCCGAGGAGCTCGCCCGCCGCCACCGCGCCGAGGCCGAGCGGCTCGCCACCGAGCACGCCGCCGGTGTCGCGCGCATGGAGGAGCGGGTCCGGCGCGCCGAATCGGCCCGCTCCGCCGCCCTGGCCGCCGCGGCCAACGCGGCCGGCCGGATGCAGGCCCTGGCCACGAGCATGATGGCCGACCTGCGGGAGATGGAGCACCGGCACGCCGACGAGGACGTGCTCGCCGACCTCCTCCACCTCGACCACCGCACCGCCCAGGCCGGCCGGCTCGCCGACTCCGTCGCCGTCCTCACCGGCGCCCGCTCCGGCCGCCGCTGGGCCCGGCCCATCGTCATGGAGTCGATCCTGCGCGGCGCCATGGGCCGCATCGCGGGCTACCAGCGGGTCCGGCTGCACTCCAGGAGCGAGGCCGCCGTCGCCGGCCACGCCGCCGAGGGCGTCATGCACGCGCTCGCCGAGATCCTCGACAACGCCGCCAACTTCTCCCCGCCCAGCGCCGAGGTCCACGTGTACGTGGAAGAGGTCCCCGCCGGTGTCGTCATCACCGTCGAGGACAGCGGTCTGACCATGAGCGACGTGCAGCTGCGGCGCGCCGAGTCCGCCGTCGACGCCACCACCCAGGACCTCGGCCGGCTCTCCGGCACCCGCCTCGGCCTGCACGTCGTCGGCCGCCTGGCCCGCAAGCACAACCTGTCCGTGTCCTTCCGGCCCTCCGCCCGCGGCGGCACCGGCGTCGTCCTGATGCTCCCCCAGGAGATCATCAGCCAGGGCGCCGAGGCGCCCGCCGCCGCGCCCCTGCCCATACCGGCGCAGCGGGCCACGCCCCCGGCCGCCCCCGCGGCCGCGGTCACTCCGGCCGCCGGGCCCGAGGCCGCTCCCGCGTCGCCCGACGAGACCGACGCGAACCCCGAGGCCGCCCCGGAGGACATCGTCCTGCCCCGCCGCAAGCGCGGGAAGACGCTCGCCGCGCACCAGGAGGCCACCCGCCCGGCCGCCGAGCGTCCGGCGCCCCGCACCGCCGACTCCCCCACCGTCTCGATCCGCTTCGGCGGCTTCCACAAGGCCGTGCGCGGCGCGGAGTCCGCCCCGTGCGAGGCCGCCCGCGAGGGCTCCGCACCCGACGACTCCGTACCCGACGGCTCGGCGCCCGACCAGGCGGCCGCCCCCGCCACGCCGCCGTCCTCGAACCACCCCCATTCGGAAGGCGATCCCCGATGACCGGCACCACCACCGACGAGAAGCTGAGCTGGCTCCTGGAGGGGCTCCTCGAACGGACCCCCGGCACCCGGCACGCCCTCGTGCTCTCCCGCGACGGCCTGAAGCTCTGCCGCACCACCGGGCTCTCCGTCGACCAGGCCGACCAGCTCGCCGCGATCGCCGCGGGCATCCAGAGCCTGTCGCACGGCGCCTCCGTCGAGTTCGGCGACGGCACGGGCGGAGTGCGCTCCGCGATGGCCGAGTTCTACGGCGGCATCCTCTTCATCGTCGAGGCCGGGGAGGGCGCCCACCTCGCGCTCGTCGCCGACGAGGAGGCCGACGCCGGTCTCGTCGGCCACAACATGACCGAGCTCGTCGAGCAGCTCGGCGAGCACCTCGTCGCGAGGCCGCGGGGATGAGCCGCGTCAGGCCGGGTCGGGACGACTCCCCCGACCGGCTCTACACCCTGACGGGCGGGCGCAGCCGCTCCGGGTCCACCGCCTTCGACGTCGTCACGCTCGTCGTCGCCGAGAGCGACCCGGTGCCCGGCATGCAGTCGGAGCATGCGGCGATCCTGCGCATGTGCCGCTTCCCCACCGCCGTCGTGGAGGTCGCGGCGGGGCTCGGGCTGCCCGTGTCGATCACCCGGATCCTGCTGGCCGACCTGCACGACACGGGCCGGATCAGCGCGCGGCACCCCCGCCCCTCCTCGTACCGCCTTCCCGATCACGACATCCTGGAGCAGGTGCTCGTTGGACTCCGTAACCTCTGAACCGCATCCGACCGCACCCCAGCACCAGACCCTGAGCAGCACCGCCGACAACGGACTGAAGATCGTCGTCGTCGGCGGCTTCGGGGTCGGCAAGACCACCCTGGTCCGCTCGGTCAGCGAGATCCGCCCGCTGAACACCGAGGAGACGATGTCGCAGGCCGGCGAGGACATCGACGACACCGACGGGGTCGCGGCGAAGACCGCCACCACGGTGGCCTTCGACTTCGGCCGGATCTCGCTCGACTCCCGCAACGTGCTGTACCTGTTCGGGGCGCCCGGCCAGGAGCGGTTCTGGTTCCTGTGGGACCGGCTGTTCTCCGGCACGCTCGGCGCGGTCGTGCTCGTCGACACCCGGCGGATCGCCGACTCCTGGTACGCCGTGGACCGGCTGGAGCACCACGGGACGCCGTTCGTCGTGGCCTGCAACGACTTCGGCGGCCCCGCGCACTCGCCGGCCGACGTCCGGGAGGCGCTGGACCTCGGCGAGGAGGTGCCGCTGGTCTTCTGCGACGCCCGGTCGCGCGAGTCGAGCAAGCAGGTCCTGATCGCCCTCGTCGAGCACCTGAAGGCGATCACCGAGCCCAGCGGCCGCCCCCACGCGTCGCACCCGCGGATCCACCCCGAGCCGATACCGGAGCACGCCCCGTGACCACCACCGAACCCGCGCCCGTCCCGCTGAGCGGACCGAGGTTCCACACCGACCCCACCGAGCTGTACCGGCGGATCCGGCGCGAGCACGGCGCCGTCGCCCCGGTCGTGCTCGACGGCGACGTGCCCGCCTGGCTGGTGCTCGGCTACCGCGAACTGCACCAGGTCACCAGCGACCCGGTGCTCTTCTCGCGCGACTCCGAGCTGTGGAACCAGTGGGACGCGATCCCCGCCGACTGGCCCCTGCTGCCCATGATCGGGCGCCGGCAGCCGTCCATCCTCTAC includes the following:
- a CDS encoding non-ribosomal peptide synthetase, with product MPFDQPVASAPAAVRLPLSVAQRDIWTAHLLDPTGVTYNVGECREIQGPVAPELMAAAWRRLVEEADFLRVRGFEDDGEQVWQLLDADAGERTLAFTDFSGAADPEAAAWDLVDALIGTPFDLTGEAPVRCALIKLGEDRFFYFYGFHHLVVDGVGASMALARLVELYERAAAGEPWGDTPFGTLTELLAEDAAYRASEEAVADRAAWRTHLADAPDAPAGLVRGRDRVPSAHGGLPFARRSVPVSPADAERLRTVARASRVSWSVLLVALFAAYLQRVTGRQELMIALPVTGRTTRAARSTPGMMSNIVPLRLRVRPEDRLADLVRAVSAEVKHGLRHQRTRYEDLGRDAGVIDGTRRLATPVLNIMGFQTELTVGGHPTVNHNVSNGPVDDLSVAVFDLGPAHGLRIDFDTPVHDVDPVLVAAHQDRFTAFVTRFLADDEAPDATVAGLALLGDDERALLTGAWAGPVGQPVETTLVARFEEQVRLHADRPALIDTAGAVTYAELNASANHLARELRDGGLGRGAMAGVLLERGIPFATALLAVLKTGAGHVLLDPDFPEERLRSAAADAGITHLVTTSALAARADGPWTVTHAGRRPGPDAVADDLGVPISPDDPACVMFTSGSTGRPKGILSSHRNLVSTVSGQSYGRFGEGEVFLQCSPVSWDAFSLEFWGALLHGGTSVLQPGQRPEPVLIEELSRRHGVTMLQLSASLFNFLVDEHPGAFGTVTVAYTGGEAASPAHVRKLQRLKPGIEVVNGYGPAESMGFTTTHALDAGDTEETVVPIGTPLVNKGAYVLDPYLDLCPPGVTGELYLSGDGLAHGYLGRPDLTATRFVPDPFGAALGGRLYRTGDLVRFDRDGRLVYEGRVDDQIKIRGFRVEPGETEAALLTHPQVTQAVVTVHAERLAAYLVIEGEAVAPEDIRRHVAARLPEHLVPSHVTVLDRLPLTPNGKIDKRALPAPAALVTVRRAPRDRTEEVLADLYGLTLDVDPDGIGIDDSFFALGGHSLLAARLTNRVAEALGVRLTIRDVFGHPTVAGLAELVAERGGEATETAVLPALVPGEGDGELVPASYAQRRLWLLAQLDGGSAAYNVPTVVRFDGAGPDPAALESALNDVMERHAPLRTVFEAVDGEPFQRVLAPERARLTVERRRTDADALDAGLAEAAGQVFDLASDLPVRATSFELPDGSVVLVLVLHHIATDGLSDGVFFADLERAYAARAAGGGAVLEPLPVRYADYAAWQRRVLGPADEPQSLLGRELGFWRENLAGLPEAHGLTLDRPRPVHASHRGGQVELDLGADLFQRATLLARAEGCTPFMVVHAALVAALSRLGAGADLAIGSPVAGRGDEALNALVGFFVNTLVLRTDSSGDPTFRELLGRVRTADLDAFAHQEAPFDLVLEALNPTRTLSRHPLFQICLTVESGTGTAKPLTLPGVAPAPMEKVTSGSAKFDLEFFLRSDDERGLRATVLFAADLFDEESVRRTTSVLGRVLHHALAEPDVALSALDVLTEAERDLLTGSWAGSKAPGAGEGSLVGRFEEQAARVPRRTALVDGERRISYAELNASANRLARHLAEQGLGRGDMAGVLLERGGDFAVAVLAVLKTGAAYTLLDPDFPEERLRSAATDAGIGHLVTSPALAGRVCGPWAVTHAADRPAGTADGNLGVPLGPDDPACVMFTSGSTGRPKGILSSHRNLVSTVSGQSYGRFGEEEVFLQCSPVSWDAFSLEFWGALLHGGTTVLQPGQRPEPVLIEELSRRHGVTMLQLSASLFNFLVDEHPGAFGTVTVAYTGGEAASPAHVHKLHLLRPGIEVVNGYGPAESMGFTTTHPIPPADLAPTHVPIGVPLLNKGAYVLDSFLDLCPPGVTGELYLTGDGLAHGYLGRPDLTATRFVPDPYGPPGTRLYRTGDLVRFDRDGRLVYEGRADDQIKIRGFRVEPGETEAALLTHPQVTQAVVTVHAERLAAYLVIEGEAVAPEDIRRHVADRLPEHLVPSHVTVLDRLPLTPNGKIDKRALPAPAALSSGGRAPRTPLEETLLGLFARTLDTSTALTVDDDFFHHGGHSLLGARLTNHIAGALDVRLTVRDVFQHPTPARLAAHIDSLRTAPARKARPALRRRNDTDRISS